Proteins from a single region of Juglans microcarpa x Juglans regia isolate MS1-56 chromosome 5S, Jm3101_v1.0, whole genome shotgun sequence:
- the LOC121268510 gene encoding putative germin-like protein 2-1, producing MASRISFLLGLLAVSFTVSTLAYDPSPLQDFCVADMTSSVLVNGFACKDPKLVQADDFFFSGLHIPGNTTNAPFGARLTPVTVAQVGGLNTLGISISRVDYAPGGFNPPHTHPRATEIITVLEGNVEVGFVTSNPGNRLITKVLGKGDVFVFPIGLVHYQVNIGSTNAVVIVALNSQNPGIVSIPNVLFGSTPEIASDILARAFQVDKNVVDDIKSKF from the exons ATGGCTTCTCGCATCAGCTTCTTGCTAGGACTCCTCGCTGTGTCTTTTACCGTCAGTACCTTGGCATATGACCCAAGCCCACTTCAAGATTTTTGCGTTGCAGATATGACAAGTTCAG TTCTAGTGAATGGTTTTGCCTGCAAGGATCCCAAGCTGGTTCAAGCCGATGACTTCTTCTTCAGTGGACTACACATACCAGGCAACACAACAAACGCTCCATTCGGGGCAAGGCTGACACCGGTGACTGTAGCCCAAGTAGGAGGGCTAAACACGCTTGGCATCTCCATTTCCCGCGTTGATTATGCACCCGGGGGTTTCAACCCACCTCACACCCACCCTCGAGCCACCGAAATTATAACAGTCTTGGAAGGAAACGTCGAAGTTGGTTTTGTCACATCCAACCCGGGCAACCGTCTCATCACAAAGGTGCTAGGAAAGGGCGATGTCTTTGTCTTCCCCATCGGTCTCGTCCACTACCAAGTAAATATAGGTTCTACGAATGCCGTTGTCATTGTTGCTCTGAACAGTCAAAACCCTGGTATTGTCTCAATTCCGAATGTGTTGTTTGGGTCTACGCCAGAAATCGCGAGTGACATTCTTGCAAGGGCCTTCCAAGTTGATAAGAACGTTGTCGATGATATCAAATCCAAGTTCTAG